From Sphingomonas bisphenolicum, one genomic window encodes:
- a CDS encoding nucleotidyltransferase family protein, with protein MTVAQEEAVRRIASNHPVADAILRRWSQLGLPDAWLSGSLLAQAWWNACFDLPPLHGIADADIIYHDAADLSEAGEAAAAAHVAQLFADLPVRFDVKNQARVHLWYPDRFGIVIPPYRSALQATTTYPTTVSAVAISDFALSAPFGLDDFLAPVVRANATLIDRSVYEAKTQRWAACWPDLAILPWSAAVRHSHLQ; from the coding sequence ATGACCGTGGCGCAGGAGGAGGCGGTGCGCCGCATCGCCTCCAACCATCCGGTCGCCGACGCTATTCTGCGGCGCTGGTCGCAACTGGGCCTGCCCGACGCCTGGCTGTCGGGCAGCCTTCTGGCGCAGGCATGGTGGAACGCCTGTTTCGACCTGCCGCCGCTGCACGGCATAGCCGACGCGGACATCATCTATCATGACGCCGCCGACCTGTCGGAAGCGGGCGAGGCCGCGGCGGCCGCGCATGTGGCGCAATTGTTCGCCGATCTGCCGGTCCGTTTCGACGTCAAGAATCAGGCGCGCGTCCACCTCTGGTATCCCGACCGCTTCGGCATCGTGATTCCGCCTTACCGTTCGGCGTTGCAGGCGACCACGACCTATCCGACCACCGTGTCCGCGGTGGCCATCAGCGACTTCGCCCTGTCCGCGCCTTTCGGCCTGGACGATTTTCTGGCGCCCGTCGTGCGAGCCAATGCGACGCTGATCGACCGGTCGGTATATGAAGCCAAGACGCAGCGCTGGGCCGCTTGCTGGCCCGATCTGGCGATCCTGCCATGGAGCGCGGCAGTCCGTCATTCGCACTTGCAATGA
- a CDS encoding septal ring lytic transglycosylase RlpA family protein — translation MTGRAGRHIWIICGFATLSACAGGDYRPVRDTPVRIGPPYKVRGATYVPAADPGYDMLGYASWYGSESGNRTANGERFRAKWITAAHTSLPLPSYVEVTALDTGRTILVRVNDRGPFAGRGRVIDLSRGAAEQLGIRAQGHAAVRVRFVDPPEKDRERLRKGKPASDRPKVPERTLVNLRAQLQAAVPSP, via the coding sequence ATGACGGGACGCGCGGGCAGGCACATCTGGATCATTTGCGGGTTCGCTACGCTTTCCGCTTGCGCCGGCGGCGACTATCGTCCGGTGCGCGATACGCCGGTCCGGATCGGCCCGCCCTACAAGGTGCGCGGCGCAACCTATGTCCCGGCGGCGGACCCCGGCTATGACATGTTGGGCTATGCGAGCTGGTATGGTTCGGAATCGGGCAATCGCACCGCCAATGGCGAACGCTTTCGCGCCAAATGGATCACCGCCGCGCACACCAGCCTGCCGCTGCCCAGCTATGTCGAGGTGACCGCGCTCGATACCGGCCGGACCATCCTGGTTCGCGTCAACGATCGCGGCCCCTTCGCCGGGCGCGGGCGGGTGATCGACCTGTCGCGCGGCGCGGCCGAGCAATTGGGCATCCGCGCCCAGGGTCATGCCGCGGTGCGCGTGCGGTTCGTCGATCCGCCGGAAAAGGACAGGGAACGACTGCGCAAGGGGAAGCCCGCGTCGGATCGCCCAAAGGTGCCGGAACGGACACTCGTCAATCTCCGGGCGCAATTGCAGGCGGCTGTGCCGTCACCATGA
- a CDS encoding HU family DNA-binding protein, with the protein MNKQDLISAVAESSGLSKNDATKAVEGVFDAITGALKKGDEVRLVGFGTFSVSQRKASTGRNPRTGETMTIKASAQPKFKAGKGLKDSVN; encoded by the coding sequence ATGAACAAGCAGGATTTGATCAGCGCAGTCGCTGAAAGCAGCGGCCTCAGCAAGAATGACGCGACGAAGGCTGTAGAAGGCGTGTTCGACGCCATCACCGGCGCTCTGAAGAAGGGCGACGAAGTGCGCCTCGTCGGCTTCGGCACCTTCTCGGTTTCGCAGCGCAAGGCTTCGACCGGCCGTAACCCGCGCACCGGCGAAACCATGACCATCAAGGCTTCGGCGCAGCCGAAGTTCAAGGCCGGCAAGGGCCTGAAGGATTCGGTCAACTGA
- the lon gene encoding endopeptidase La has translation MTVQYPLLPLRDIVVFPQMIVPLFVGRDKSVAALEAAMEGSKEIFLVSQLDPAEDDPGRDSLYDTGVVAIVLQLLKLPDGTVRVLVEGKHRAQLESMETRDTYLVANVDDVEEIVAEGPEASALMRSVAEQFENYAKLNKKLPAETPVQLREIEDAGRLADAVSANINVKVSDKQSLLVEADPVKRLEMVFAFMEGELGVLQVEKKIRGRVKRQMEKTQREYYLNEQLKAIQRELGNGEGEEGDELAELTEKIAKTKLSKEARAKATAELKKLKGMQPMSAEATVVRNYLDVLLGLPWGKKGKVKNDLKKAQDILDEDHFALEKVKDRIIEYLAVQARTNKLKGPILCLVGPPGVGKTSLGRSIAKATGREFVRQSLGGVRDEAEIRGHRRTYIGSLPGKIVTNLKKAGTMNPLFLLDEIDKLGQDFRGDPASALLEVLDPEQNSKFQDHYLEIDVDLSDIMFVTTANSLNLPQPLLDRMEIIRLEGYTEDEKVEIAQRHLVAKQIDAHGLKGDEFVVTEDAVRDLIRYYTREAGVRTLEREIARLARKALRKILEGAYDKVVITPDNLADYAGVRKFRHGVGEEEDQIGAVTGLAWTEVGGELLTIEAVTVPGKGMIKTTGKLGEVMNESIQAAFSYVRARSPGYGIKPSVFNRKDIHIHLPEGAVPKDGPSAGIGMVTCIVSTLTGIPVHKDVAMTGEVTLRGRVLPIGGLKEKLLAALRGGIKTVLIPQENEKDLAEIPANIRDGLEIVPVSHVDEVLARALASVPEAIAWTEEDDLAAQPSNAPGRDSDPALRH, from the coding sequence ATGACTGTGCAATATCCCCTTCTGCCGCTGCGCGACATCGTCGTCTTCCCGCAGATGATCGTCCCGCTGTTCGTCGGTCGCGACAAGAGCGTCGCTGCGCTCGAAGCGGCGATGGAAGGCTCGAAGGAAATCTTCCTCGTGTCCCAGCTCGACCCGGCGGAGGATGATCCGGGCCGGGATTCGCTCTACGACACCGGCGTCGTCGCGATTGTGCTGCAACTGCTCAAGCTGCCCGACGGCACCGTCCGCGTGCTGGTGGAGGGCAAGCATCGCGCCCAGCTCGAATCGATGGAGACGCGCGACACCTATCTCGTCGCCAATGTCGATGACGTGGAAGAGATCGTGGCGGAAGGTCCCGAAGCCTCCGCGCTGATGCGCTCGGTCGCCGAGCAGTTTGAAAATTACGCCAAGCTCAACAAGAAGCTGCCGGCCGAAACCCCGGTCCAGTTGCGCGAGATCGAGGATGCGGGCCGCCTGGCCGACGCCGTGTCGGCCAACATCAACGTCAAGGTGTCCGACAAGCAATCGCTGCTGGTCGAAGCCGATCCGGTCAAGCGGCTGGAAATGGTCTTCGCCTTCATGGAAGGCGAACTGGGCGTACTCCAGGTCGAAAAGAAAATCCGCGGTCGCGTGAAGCGCCAGATGGAAAAGACCCAGCGCGAATATTATCTCAACGAGCAGCTCAAGGCGATCCAGCGCGAGCTGGGCAATGGCGAGGGTGAGGAAGGCGACGAGCTTGCCGAACTGACCGAGAAGATCGCCAAGACCAAGCTGTCCAAGGAAGCCCGCGCCAAGGCCACGGCGGAACTGAAGAAGCTCAAGGGCATGCAGCCCATGTCGGCCGAAGCGACCGTCGTGCGCAACTATCTGGACGTGCTGCTCGGCCTGCCCTGGGGCAAGAAGGGCAAGGTCAAGAATGACCTCAAGAAAGCGCAGGATATCCTCGACGAGGATCATTTCGCGCTGGAGAAAGTCAAGGACCGGATCATCGAATATCTGGCCGTGCAGGCGCGCACCAACAAGCTGAAGGGGCCGATCCTGTGCCTCGTCGGCCCGCCGGGCGTCGGCAAGACGTCGCTGGGCCGCTCGATCGCGAAAGCCACGGGCCGCGAGTTCGTGCGCCAGTCGCTGGGCGGCGTGCGCGACGAGGCTGAAATTCGCGGCCACCGCCGCACCTATATCGGCTCGCTGCCGGGCAAGATCGTCACCAACCTCAAGAAGGCGGGGACGATGAACCCGCTCTTCCTGCTGGATGAGATCGACAAGCTGGGCCAGGATTTCCGGGGCGATCCGGCATCGGCGCTGCTGGAGGTGCTGGACCCGGAACAGAATAGCAAGTTCCAGGATCATTATCTGGAGATCGACGTCGATCTTTCGGACATCATGTTCGTGACGACCGCCAACTCGCTGAATTTGCCGCAGCCTCTGCTCGACCGCATGGAGATCATCCGGCTGGAAGGCTATACCGAGGACGAGAAGGTCGAGATCGCCCAGCGCCATCTGGTCGCCAAGCAGATCGACGCCCATGGCCTCAAGGGCGACGAGTTCGTGGTGACGGAAGATGCCGTCCGCGACCTCATCCGCTATTATACCCGCGAGGCTGGCGTCCGCACGCTGGAGCGCGAGATTGCGCGCCTCGCCCGCAAGGCGCTGCGCAAAATCCTGGAAGGCGCCTATGACAAGGTCGTCATCACGCCCGACAATCTGGCCGATTATGCCGGTGTGCGGAAATTCCGCCACGGCGTGGGCGAGGAAGAGGATCAGATCGGCGCGGTGACGGGCCTGGCCTGGACCGAGGTCGGCGGCGAGCTGCTGACGATCGAGGCGGTGACCGTGCCCGGCAAGGGCATGATCAAGACCACCGGCAAGCTCGGCGAGGTCATGAACGAATCGATCCAGGCGGCCTTTTCCTATGTCCGGGCGCGCTCGCCCGGCTATGGCATCAAGCCCAGCGTGTTCAACCGCAAGGATATCCATATCCATCTGCCCGAAGGCGCAGTGCCCAAAGATGGTCCGTCGGCGGGCATCGGCATGGTGACCTGCATCGTGTCCACGCTGACCGGCATCCCCGTCCACAAGGACGTGGCGATGACCGGCGAGGTCACGTTGCGCGGGCGGGTGCTGCCGATCGGCGGCCTCAAGGAGAAGCTGCTGGCCGCGCTGCGCGGCGGCATCAAGACGGTGCTGATCCCGCAGGAAAACGAGAAAGACCTGGCGGAAATTCCGGCCAACATCCGCGACGGTCTGGAAATCGTGCCGGTCAGCCATGTGGACGAGGTGCTGGCGCGTGCGCTGGCGTCGGTTCCCGAAGCGATCGCCTGGACCGAAGAGGACGACCTCGCCGCCCAGCCGAGCAATGCGCCCGGCCGCGACAGCGATCCCGCGCTGCGGCATTAA
- a CDS encoding YbaB/EbfC family nucleoid-associated protein: MKDLNEILGMASRVQEELQRAQDNLDKLEVEGAAGGGLVKVRASAKGRILGVSIDDTLLAPSEKPILEDLITAAFNDARKKADEISNAEMGKMTAGLPLPPGFKLPF, translated from the coding sequence ATGAAGGACTTGAACGAAATCCTCGGCATGGCGAGCCGTGTTCAGGAAGAATTGCAGCGTGCGCAGGACAATCTCGACAAGCTGGAGGTCGAGGGCGCGGCCGGCGGCGGGTTGGTCAAGGTGCGGGCCTCGGCCAAGGGGCGCATCCTGGGCGTATCGATCGACGACACGCTGCTCGCGCCGTCGGAAAAGCCGATATTGGAAGACCTTATCACCGCTGCGTTCAACGATGCGCGCAAGAAGGCGGACGAGATCAGCAATGCCGAAATGGGCAAGATGACCGCGGGCCTGCCGCTGCCCCCCGGCTTCAAACTGCCGTTTTGA
- a CDS encoding DNA polymerase III subunit gamma/tau has translation MSDSPQPYRVLARKYRPRSFRELIGQDAMVQTLGNAIRRGRLAHAFLMTGVRGVGKTSTARLIAKALNCIGPDGQGGPTIDPCGVCEPCVAIAEGRHIDVVEMDAASHTGVDDVREIIEAVRYAAVSARYKIYIIDEVHMLSKNAFNALLKTLEEPPAHVKFLFATTEVNKVPVTVLSRCQRFDLRRIPAELLAAHFAHVVEAESVAAEPDALALIAQAAEGSARDGLSILDQAIAHAEMGPDGADGDAPMVSAAQVRDMLGLSDRGSVRRLLGLLLEGDTGALLGAVRDQYALGVEPLALMRGLMELVHAVTLAKAGRDIASPGQSAEEREALADWAAQLGFAPLHRLWQLLLKGHDEVANAVLPIESCEMALLRVMHAATMPDPGELARMLREGAPAMVAPASGGTPAAPSSAPAARLPATMQEIVALIDRQKPLLANHLNDCAALVSLSPPDIAIRLTHSWTHGDFKRDLEQALNAATSGTRWVVTLAASGGEQTLLEQEQAVKAAARADILETPVVKAAIAAFPEAELVETDRPEAWSAGQ, from the coding sequence ATGTCCGATTCCCCGCAGCCCTATCGCGTCCTGGCGCGCAAATATCGACCGCGCAGTTTCCGTGAACTGATCGGGCAGGATGCGATGGTCCAGACGCTGGGCAATGCGATCAGGCGCGGCCGGCTGGCCCACGCCTTCCTGATGACCGGCGTGCGCGGGGTAGGGAAGACCTCCACCGCGCGGCTGATCGCCAAGGCGCTCAACTGCATCGGCCCGGACGGGCAGGGCGGGCCGACCATCGACCCCTGCGGCGTCTGCGAACCCTGCGTCGCCATTGCCGAGGGTCGGCATATCGACGTGGTCGAAATGGACGCCGCCAGCCACACCGGCGTGGACGATGTGCGCGAGATTATCGAGGCGGTGCGCTATGCCGCCGTGTCGGCGCGCTACAAAATCTACATCATCGACGAAGTCCATATGCTCTCCAAAAACGCCTTCAACGCGCTGTTGAAGACGCTGGAGGAGCCGCCCGCCCATGTGAAATTCCTGTTCGCCACGACCGAGGTGAACAAGGTGCCGGTGACGGTGCTGTCGCGCTGCCAGCGCTTCGACCTTCGCCGCATCCCTGCCGAACTGCTCGCCGCCCATTTCGCCCATGTGGTGGAAGCCGAAAGCGTTGCGGCGGAACCCGATGCGCTGGCGCTGATCGCGCAGGCGGCCGAAGGGTCCGCGCGCGACGGCCTGTCGATCCTCGACCAGGCGATCGCCCATGCGGAAATGGGGCCGGATGGCGCAGACGGCGACGCGCCGATGGTCAGCGCCGCCCAGGTGCGCGACATGCTGGGCCTGTCCGATCGTGGATCGGTGCGCCGCTTGCTGGGGCTGCTGCTGGAAGGCGATACGGGCGCGTTGCTGGGCGCGGTGCGCGACCAATATGCGCTGGGCGTCGAGCCGCTTGCGCTGATGCGCGGCCTGATGGAACTGGTCCATGCCGTGACCCTGGCGAAGGCCGGTCGCGACATCGCCAGCCCCGGCCAGTCGGCCGAAGAGCGGGAAGCGCTGGCCGACTGGGCGGCGCAACTGGGCTTCGCACCGCTCCATCGCCTGTGGCAATTGCTGCTCAAGGGGCATGACGAAGTCGCCAACGCCGTCCTGCCGATCGAAAGCTGCGAAATGGCGCTGCTGCGCGTTATGCACGCCGCGACCATGCCCGATCCGGGCGAACTGGCGCGGATGCTGCGGGAGGGGGCGCCCGCCATGGTTGCGCCTGCTTCCGGTGGAACGCCTGCCGCGCCGTCCTCCGCGCCCGCCGCGCGGCTGCCCGCTACGATGCAGGAAATCGTCGCGCTGATCGACCGGCAGAAGCCGTTGCTGGCCAATCACCTCAATGATTGCGCCGCGCTCGTCTCGCTCAGCCCGCCCGATATCGCCATTCGCCTGACCCATAGCTGGACGCATGGCGACTTCAAACGCGACCTGGAGCAGGCGCTGAACGCCGCGACATCCGGAACCCGATGGGTCGTGACGCTGGCGGCGAGCGGCGGCGAGCAGACGCTGCTGGAGCAGGAGCAGGCGGTGAAGGCCGCTGCGCGCGCCGATATATTGGAAACCCCGGTGGTCAAGGCGGCGATCGCCGCCTTCCCCGAAGCGGAGTTGGTCGAAACCGACCGGCCCGAAGCATGGAGTGCAGGACAATGA
- the blaSGM gene encoding SGM family class A beta-lactamase: MKILTALATLALLAAPSMAADRKKAPARPPEPTGRLDSLLPAAPRYLVPQSALASVRNPAEIEKEAGGRLGVALVDRSGALLLGFNRDERFAMCSTFKAPLAAAVLIGAEGGKFGLEGEIPFSGDDILDYAPVVKKNKKRGRMSMGELAQAAVEVSDNSAANLLLPMLGGPEGLTSFMRAHGDAVTRLDRTEPTLNENAEGDPRDTTTPAAMAGLMGRLFFRDMQPTSVERLRTWFNASSTGDKRIKAGLPAGWTSGSKTGTCGTAYNDVALVKAPNGDEYVLAIYLDRPTVDAKKAEAAIAETARAALDFVGKAQKSGLE; encoded by the coding sequence GTGAAGATTCTGACCGCTTTGGCGACGCTGGCCCTGCTGGCGGCGCCGTCGATGGCCGCCGACAGGAAGAAGGCGCCGGCCAGGCCGCCCGAACCCACCGGCCGGCTCGATTCGCTGCTGCCGGCTGCGCCGCGCTATCTGGTGCCGCAATCGGCGCTCGCCTCGGTGCGCAACCCGGCGGAGATCGAGAAGGAGGCCGGCGGCCGCCTCGGTGTCGCGCTGGTTGATCGGAGTGGCGCGCTGCTGCTGGGCTTCAACCGCGACGAGCGGTTCGCCATGTGCTCGACCTTCAAGGCGCCGCTGGCCGCCGCCGTGCTGATCGGCGCGGAAGGCGGCAAGTTCGGGCTGGAGGGAGAGATACCCTTTAGCGGCGACGATATCCTCGATTACGCCCCGGTGGTGAAGAAGAACAAGAAGCGCGGCCGCATGAGCATGGGTGAACTGGCCCAGGCCGCGGTCGAGGTGAGCGACAACAGCGCCGCCAACCTGCTGCTGCCGATGCTGGGCGGGCCGGAGGGGCTGACGTCCTTCATGCGCGCCCATGGCGACGCCGTGACCCGGCTCGACCGCACCGAACCGACGCTCAATGAAAATGCGGAGGGTGATCCGCGCGATACCACCACGCCGGCCGCCATGGCCGGGCTGATGGGTCGGCTCTTCTTCCGCGACATGCAGCCGACGAGCGTCGAGCGCCTGCGCACCTGGTTCAACGCCAGCAGCACCGGCGACAAGCGGATCAAGGCTGGCCTGCCTGCGGGATGGACATCGGGCAGCAAGACCGGGACATGCGGCACCGCCTATAATGACGTGGCGCTGGTGAAGGCGCCCAATGGCGACGAATATGTCCTGGCCATCTATCTCGACCGGCCAACGGTGGACGCGAAGAAGGCCGAGGCAGCGATCGCCGAAACCGCGCGCGCCGCGCTCGATTTCGTGGGCAAGGCGCAGAAGAGCGGGCTGGAGTAG
- a CDS encoding 2Fe-2S iron-sulfur cluster-binding protein — MTRVTFISADGERRQEVDAPAGSVLLDIAQAAGQPLEGTCEGQMACSTCHVVVDAEDFARLPRASEDEEDMLDLAAAATRTSRLSCQIILDDKMDRLTVRIPGEFNNMQGM, encoded by the coding sequence ATGACCAGGGTCACCTTCATCAGCGCCGACGGCGAGAGACGACAGGAGGTTGACGCGCCCGCGGGATCGGTGCTGCTCGATATCGCCCAGGCCGCCGGCCAGCCGCTGGAGGGCACATGCGAAGGGCAGATGGCCTGTTCCACCTGCCATGTCGTCGTCGATGCCGAAGATTTTGCGCGCCTGCCGCGCGCCAGCGAGGATGAAGAGGATATGCTCGACCTTGCCGCCGCCGCCACCCGGACCAGCCGCCTGTCCTGCCAGATCATCCTGGACGACAAGATGGACCGGCTGACCGTCCGTATTCCCGGTGAATTCAACAATATGCAGGGCATGTGA
- a CDS encoding cysteine desulfurase family protein translates to MIYLDYQATTPLAPEAFDAMVPLLRDQFANPHSAHRLGRFTAAQVEVAREEIVRLLPPGGTLLFTSGATEALNIAIQGAPPGGIVTIATEHAAVLDTAEAMARTGRDVTVLPVGPDGVVDLEAAARAIGPAVALVVAMLVNNEIGVIQPVAALADLAHRAGALFLCDAVQGYGRVPIPSTCDMVAISAHKIHGPKGVGALWLRDGVRPAPLIHGGGQEGGLRSGTLSPALCAGFGVAARLMRDRADSDRAHVESLAALAAKLFADWTLNGSQTARYPGNLNLRRDGIDGARLLSDCRNVAFSLGSACASGSGRPSHVLRALGLTDAQARGSVRIGFGRYTRREELERAAEALQEAAAAQAAP, encoded by the coding sequence ATGATCTATCTCGATTATCAGGCGACGACACCGCTCGCGCCCGAAGCCTTCGATGCGATGGTGCCGTTGTTGCGCGACCAGTTCGCCAACCCGCACAGCGCGCATCGCCTGGGCCGCTTCACCGCCGCGCAGGTGGAGGTGGCGCGGGAGGAGATTGTCCGATTGCTCCCCCCCGGCGGCACGTTGCTGTTCACCTCCGGCGCGACCGAGGCGCTCAACATCGCGATCCAGGGCGCGCCGCCGGGCGGCATCGTGACCATCGCGACCGAACATGCCGCGGTGCTGGACACAGCCGAAGCGATGGCCCGGACCGGGCGGGATGTGACCGTGCTGCCGGTCGGACCGGACGGTGTCGTCGATCTGGAAGCCGCTGCCCGCGCCATCGGTCCAGCTGTCGCACTCGTCGTCGCGATGCTGGTGAATAATGAGATCGGCGTGATCCAGCCGGTCGCGGCGCTCGCCGACCTCGCGCACCGCGCGGGTGCGCTGTTCCTGTGCGATGCGGTGCAGGGCTATGGCCGCGTCCCCATTCCGTCCACCTGCGACATGGTCGCGATCAGCGCGCACAAGATCCATGGCCCCAAGGGCGTGGGCGCGCTCTGGCTGCGCGACGGTGTCCGGCCAGCGCCGCTGATCCATGGCGGCGGGCAGGAGGGTGGGCTGCGCTCCGGCACATTGTCGCCCGCCCTGTGCGCGGGATTCGGCGTCGCGGCGCGGCTGATGCGCGACCGGGCGGACAGCGACCGCGCCCATGTCGAAAGCCTCGCCGCGCTGGCCGCCAAGCTCTTTGCGGACTGGACGTTGAACGGCTCGCAAACGGCGCGCTATCCGGGCAATCTCAACCTGCGGCGCGACGGAATCGACGGCGCGCGGCTGTTGTCGGATTGCCGCAATGTTGCTTTTTCGCTCGGTAGCGCTTGCGCAAGCGGGTCCGGGCGGCCTAGCCATGTCCTGCGCGCGCTCGGGCTGACAGATGCACAGGCGCGTGGATCGGTGCGGATCGGCTTTGGCCGATACACGCGCCGGGAAGAGTTGGAGAGGGCGGCAGAGGCATTGCAGGAAGCGGCAGCCGCACAAGCGGCGCCGTAA
- a CDS encoding cysteine desulfurase family protein — protein sequence MAADRLYLDHAATTPMLPAARDAMMEAMANWANPSSPHADGRAARARLEDARRRIAAAMGWSGHVIFTSGASEAIAIGLQRAKGGRIVTSPVEHDAVLRVTKGAARLAVASDGLALSSREGGNLSPALSSNAAQEMDPRLRGDDDQAEVGTLLAIQHVNNETGVIQPLDRIDRDGAILFADCAQSAGKLPLPDADMIAISAHKFGGPPGIGALLIRDLALIEPSGGQEQGYRAGTENLPAILAMVAALEAREDWLPRATALRTRLDAGIEAAGGIIVARDAPRLPAIASYRMPGLSARAQLIQFDLAGISVSAGSACSSGSLKTSHVLGAMGWDEDAAAEVVRVSFGPQTCDSDMDRFLAIWKSMAAKAFGRASQ from the coding sequence TTGGCCGCCGACCGCCTTTATCTCGATCATGCCGCTACCACGCCGATGCTGCCCGCCGCGCGCGACGCGATGATGGAGGCGATGGCGAACTGGGCCAACCCGTCCAGCCCCCATGCCGACGGCCGCGCCGCCCGCGCCCGGTTGGAGGATGCCCGGCGGCGCATCGCGGCGGCAATGGGCTGGAGCGGGCATGTGATCTTCACCTCCGGCGCGAGCGAGGCGATCGCGATCGGCCTGCAACGCGCGAAGGGCGGGCGCATCGTCACATCGCCGGTCGAGCATGACGCGGTGCTGCGCGTGACGAAGGGCGCAGCGCGGCTGGCGGTCGCGTCAGATGGTCTTGCCCTTTCTTCCCGCGAAGGCGGGAATCTATCTCCGGCCCTGTCCTCGAACGCCGCGCAGGAGATGGATCCCCGCCTTCGCGGGGATGACGATCAAGCAGAGGTAGGGACACTCCTTGCCATCCAGCACGTCAATAACGAAACCGGCGTGATCCAGCCGCTCGACCGGATCGACCGCGACGGCGCGATCCTGTTCGCCGATTGCGCCCAGAGCGCGGGCAAGCTGCCCCTGCCGGACGCGGACATGATCGCGATCAGCGCGCACAAATTCGGCGGTCCGCCCGGCATCGGCGCGCTGCTGATCCGCGACCTGGCGCTGATCGAGCCGAGCGGCGGGCAGGAGCAGGGCTATCGCGCCGGCACCGAAAATCTGCCCGCGATTCTGGCCATGGTGGCGGCGCTGGAGGCGCGGGAGGACTGGCTGCCCCGCGCGACCGCCCTGCGCACGCGGCTGGACGCAGGGATAGAGGCGGCGGGCGGCATCATCGTGGCGCGCGATGCGCCGCGCCTGCCCGCCATCGCCAGTTACCGGATGCCCGGTCTGTCGGCCCGCGCGCAGCTGATCCAGTTCGACCTGGCGGGCATTTCCGTGTCCGCTGGCAGCGCCTGTTCCTCCGGCTCCCTCAAGACCAGCCATGTGCTGGGCGCGATGGGCTGGGACGAGGACGCCGCGGCTGAGGTCGTCCGCGTCAGCTTCGGCCCGCAAACATGCGACAGCGACATGGACAGGTTCCTCGCCATTTGGAAAAGCATGGCGGCCAAGGCTTTTGGGCGAGCAAGCCAATGA
- a CDS encoding alpha/beta hydrolase: MPDVIFPGPEGRLEGRFSPPPRPRAPVAMILHPHPQGGGTMNDRITQALYKTFVKRGFAVLRFNFRGVGRSQGTFDNGIGELSDAAAALDWVQSFHPEAQTTWIAGFSFGAWIGMQLLMRRPEIRGFISVAPPANMYDFSFLAPCPSSGIIVQGTSDEVVTASAVQKLVDKLRTQKGITIHHDEIRGANHFFEHELDQLMKSVDNYLDMRLSPDSPIR; the protein is encoded by the coding sequence ATGCCCGACGTCATTTTCCCCGGACCCGAAGGTCGCCTCGAAGGCCGTTTCAGCCCCCCGCCCCGCCCGCGTGCGCCGGTCGCCATGATCCTGCATCCGCATCCCCAGGGCGGCGGCACGATGAACGACCGCATCACCCAGGCGCTCTACAAGACCTTCGTGAAGCGCGGCTTCGCCGTGCTGCGCTTCAACTTCCGCGGCGTCGGCCGCAGCCAGGGCACGTTCGACAATGGCATCGGCGAGCTGAGCGACGCCGCGGCGGCGCTCGACTGGGTGCAGAGCTTCCACCCCGAAGCCCAGACCACCTGGATCGCGGGCTTCTCCTTCGGCGCCTGGATCGGCATGCAATTGCTGATGCGCCGCCCGGAAATCCGCGGCTTCATCTCGGTCGCGCCGCCCGCCAACATGTACGACTTCTCCTTCCTCGCGCCCTGCCCCTCGTCGGGCATCATCGTGCAGGGCACGTCGGACGAAGTGGTGACCGCGAGCGCGGTGCAGAAGCTGGTCGACAAGCTGCGCACGCAAAAGGGCATCACCATCCATCACGACGAAATTCGCGGCGCGAACCATTTCTTCGAGCATGAGCTGGACCAGCTGATGAAGTCGGTCGACAATTATCTCGACATGCGCCTGTCACCGGATTCCCCGATCCGCTGA